A single genomic interval of Streptomyces sp. NBC_00663 harbors:
- a CDS encoding metallophosphoesterase family protein, whose protein sequence is MIRVAAVGDIHMGADSQGLLRPAFDTLPDCADLLLLAGDLTRHGTPEEAGVVAREVRGLGVPVVAVLGNHDHHDEQPEKVTEILQDADVTVLEGQATILDCAGTRVGVAGTKGFGGGFVGRSAGEFGEPLMKEFVRYSRRCAEGLRESLDELRERGCEARVALTHFSPVADTLAGEPLEIYPFLGSYFLAEAIDTGGADLAVHGHAHMGTEHGTTAGGVRVRNVAQPVIRRAFNVYQLHTADEAGA, encoded by the coding sequence GTGATCCGCGTCGCCGCCGTGGGCGACATCCACATGGGTGCCGACAGCCAGGGGCTGCTGCGGCCCGCGTTCGACACGCTGCCCGACTGTGCCGACCTGCTGCTGCTCGCCGGGGACCTCACCCGGCACGGCACACCGGAGGAGGCCGGTGTGGTGGCACGGGAGGTACGGGGGCTGGGGGTGCCGGTCGTGGCCGTGCTCGGCAACCACGACCACCACGACGAACAGCCCGAGAAGGTCACCGAGATCCTCCAGGACGCCGACGTGACCGTCCTCGAGGGACAGGCGACGATCCTGGACTGCGCGGGGACACGTGTCGGCGTCGCCGGGACCAAGGGGTTCGGTGGCGGGTTCGTGGGGCGCAGCGCGGGCGAGTTCGGGGAGCCCTTGATGAAGGAGTTCGTCCGCTACTCCCGGCGCTGCGCCGAGGGGCTGCGGGAATCACTCGACGAGCTGCGGGAGCGGGGCTGCGAGGCGCGGGTCGCGCTCACCCACTTCTCCCCCGTGGCCGACACTCTCGCCGGTGAACCCCTGGAGATCTACCCGTTCCTCGGCAGCTATTTCCTGGCCGAGGCGATCGACACCGGCGGCGCCGACCTCGCCGTCCACGGCCACGCCCACATGGGTACCGAGCACGGGACGACGGCCGGGGGCGTACGCGTCCGCAATGTCGCCCAGCCGGTCATCCGGCGGGCGTTCAACGTGTACCAGCTGCACACCGCGGACGAGGCAGGCGCGTAG
- a CDS encoding BON domain-containing protein has translation MTDPAGNVEYRVAHLRERLAAGELGELGVRVEVRGRMVLLTGTVPSARCRDVLLHTARQELADLAVHSDVVVVENTSPDHAEELP, from the coding sequence ATGACCGACCCCGCCGGGAACGTCGAGTACCGCGTCGCCCACCTCCGCGAGCGCCTGGCCGCCGGGGAACTGGGTGAACTGGGCGTCCGCGTGGAAGTGCGGGGCCGGATGGTGCTGCTCACCGGCACGGTCCCCTCGGCCCGGTGCCGGGACGTTTTGCTGCACACCGCCCGGCAGGAACTGGCCGACCTCGCCGTGCACAGCGATGTCGTCGTCGTCGAGAACACCTCGCCCGACCATGCCGAGGAGTTGCCGTGA
- a CDS encoding vWA domain-containing protein, with translation MTRVQEPRAALTALADSVAPYLLGVRHHSPALAAAVPALLDASGADVVCVELPADFQPWLTHLGAPGTVAPVALAGAGESGRLGFYPFADFSPELAAVRWARERGVEVMCCDLPMADPRWGDAPATDIRVPDAEAHVPNAETHVPDTEAHIPDAEAPTAFAAALTAAGTGRDGDDMWDRAVEVLAPGCAPEAVRRAALGVGWALRRDAESTGGVPAVDLAREARMRETIARAARGGRRVAAVVGAFHAPALVIDGFRAPASSEEAQGGASDAPAPEDEHPAVVTSLVPYAFDLLDSRSGYPAGIRDPRWQQAVFTAGGDPGRLYEAAARAITDVCRELRAAGHVAGTGEARETLRVAGDLARLRGLAAPGRGEVLEALTTVMGQGEPLGRGRALAQALETVLVGTDRGRVAPGTPRSGLGPAVEAELAALRLPGPDEPAARELRLDPLRSALDGRREILLQRLAVCGAGYGEPVQVSGTGDGAALTTRWRLAWTPAVPVRLDLAGIRGVTAALAAEGTLRETFRRESAEGGPTSALVLAGLRGAARCDLPALVAERLADAAEVLPACATLPELLTALDLLEALRRGHLPGTTPESRGSAAELAAELLESAVRSLPGLAGSDDPEDAGALIALAARAGEHRLGLRMDEALNDLARTGSPLVQGAALAARVLLDLDDADTLGSRAAGWIDTATGPDQRHALSRRLTGLLGGAAPLLESAPTALDPLMDRIDTLADQGFLDRLPALRGGFDTLSPAGRDRLLDTVTERLGDRLDLALGASPRLLALWTAADAAGRRTVESLRPPLGTSLPPAEDPPAPKASDVPTMPPASSAHHLTPTDRWRLLLGRESEKLPQHARRYAHALDELYGTGRGEGSTDLGRENGQGGGQDASFPTAREWSEELDALFGADVREEVLARAADQGRTDVLAELDPKAVRPSVDLLTSVLNLAGGMPEQQLARLRPLVRRLVDELAKELATRLRPALTGLATPRPTRRPGGRIDLPRTLRANLAHTRRTEDGRTLIVPERPVFSTRSRREADWRLILVVDVSGSMEASVVWSALTAAVLGGVPTLSTHFLAFSTEVIDLTDRVDDPLSLLLEVRVGGGTHIAAGLAHARSLVTVPSRTLVVVVSDFEEGYPLGGLLGEVRALANSGVQLMGCAALDDTGTPRYSVPVARQLVAAGMPVAALSPLALARWVGDRLRGETR, from the coding sequence TCCGCTGGGCGCGGGAGCGCGGGGTGGAGGTGATGTGCTGCGACCTGCCGATGGCGGACCCGCGATGGGGCGACGCACCGGCCACGGACATCCGCGTCCCGGACGCCGAAGCCCACGTCCCGAACGCCGAAACCCACGTGCCGGACACGGAAGCCCACATCCCGGACGCCGAAGCGCCGACCGCGTTCGCGGCGGCGCTCACCGCGGCCGGAACCGGCCGGGACGGCGACGACATGTGGGACCGTGCCGTGGAGGTCCTCGCCCCGGGGTGCGCCCCCGAGGCCGTACGCCGGGCCGCCCTGGGCGTCGGCTGGGCGCTGCGCCGGGACGCCGAGTCCACGGGCGGGGTGCCCGCGGTGGACCTGGCGCGCGAGGCCCGGATGCGCGAGACGATCGCCCGCGCCGCGCGCGGTGGGCGCCGGGTCGCGGCCGTCGTCGGCGCCTTCCACGCACCGGCGTTGGTCATCGACGGCTTCCGGGCACCGGCGTCGTCCGAAGAGGCGCAGGGCGGTGCGTCGGACGCGCCCGCCCCCGAGGACGAGCACCCCGCCGTCGTCACCTCTCTCGTGCCCTACGCGTTCGATCTGCTGGACTCCCGTTCCGGATACCCGGCCGGCATCCGCGATCCGCGCTGGCAGCAGGCGGTGTTCACCGCCGGGGGCGATCCCGGGCGCCTGTACGAGGCCGCCGCTCGGGCGATCACCGACGTGTGCCGGGAGTTGCGGGCCGCCGGGCACGTGGCCGGCACGGGCGAGGCCCGGGAGACCCTGCGGGTCGCGGGCGACCTGGCCCGTCTGCGGGGGCTCGCCGCCCCCGGTCGTGGTGAGGTGCTGGAGGCGCTGACGACCGTGATGGGCCAGGGCGAGCCCCTGGGCCGCGGCCGGGCCCTCGCCCAGGCGCTGGAGACGGTTCTCGTCGGCACGGACCGGGGCCGGGTCGCCCCGGGCACGCCCCGCTCCGGGCTCGGCCCGGCCGTCGAGGCGGAACTCGCCGCGCTGCGACTGCCGGGACCCGACGAGCCCGCCGCGCGCGAACTGCGGCTCGACCCGCTGCGCTCGGCCCTCGACGGCCGCCGCGAGATCCTCCTCCAACGCCTCGCCGTCTGCGGCGCCGGATACGGCGAACCGGTCCAGGTGTCCGGTACGGGCGACGGGGCCGCGCTCACCACCCGGTGGCGGCTGGCGTGGACCCCGGCGGTTCCCGTCCGGCTGGACCTGGCCGGCATCCGGGGCGTCACCGCGGCTCTCGCCGCCGAGGGCACCCTGCGGGAGACCTTCCGCAGGGAGTCGGCGGAGGGCGGCCCCACCAGCGCCCTCGTGCTCGCGGGGCTCCGCGGCGCCGCCCGGTGCGACCTGCCCGCCCTGGTCGCCGAGCGCCTCGCGGACGCCGCCGAGGTGCTCCCCGCCTGCGCCACCCTCCCCGAACTCCTCACCGCCCTCGACCTGTTGGAGGCACTGCGCCGGGGCCATCTGCCCGGCACCACACCCGAGAGCCGGGGGTCGGCGGCCGAACTCGCCGCCGAGCTCCTGGAGTCGGCCGTACGCTCCCTGCCGGGCCTGGCGGGCAGCGACGACCCCGAGGACGCGGGCGCCCTCATCGCCCTCGCCGCGCGCGCGGGCGAACACCGGCTCGGCCTGCGCATGGACGAGGCGTTGAACGACCTCGCGCGCACCGGATCGCCCCTCGTCCAGGGAGCCGCGCTCGCCGCCCGCGTCCTGCTCGACCTGGATGACGCGGACACCCTGGGTTCCCGGGCCGCCGGCTGGATCGACACCGCCACCGGCCCTGACCAGCGGCATGCGCTGAGCCGCCGTCTCACCGGCCTGCTCGGCGGGGCGGCCCCGCTGCTGGAGTCGGCGCCGACCGCGCTCGACCCCCTGATGGACCGCATCGACACCCTCGCCGACCAGGGATTCCTCGACCGACTGCCCGCCCTGCGCGGTGGGTTCGACACGCTCAGCCCGGCCGGCCGTGACCGGCTCCTGGACACCGTCACCGAGCGCCTGGGCGACCGTCTCGACCTGGCGCTCGGGGCCTCACCGCGCTTGCTCGCGCTGTGGACGGCCGCCGACGCGGCGGGCCGCCGGACGGTCGAGTCGCTGCGCCCTCCCCTCGGCACGAGCCTGCCCCCGGCGGAGGACCCGCCCGCGCCGAAGGCCTCCGACGTACCGACCATGCCGCCTGCCTCCTCGGCTCACCACCTCACGCCGACCGACCGCTGGCGGCTGCTGCTCGGCCGCGAGAGCGAGAAGCTCCCGCAGCACGCCCGCCGTTACGCGCACGCGCTCGACGAGCTGTACGGCACCGGCCGCGGCGAGGGCTCCACGGACCTCGGCCGGGAGAACGGACAGGGCGGCGGGCAGGACGCGTCCTTCCCGACCGCCCGCGAATGGTCCGAGGAGCTCGACGCGCTGTTCGGCGCCGACGTCCGCGAGGAGGTCCTGGCCCGGGCCGCCGACCAGGGCCGTACCGATGTCCTGGCCGAGCTCGACCCGAAGGCCGTCCGCCCCTCGGTCGACCTGCTGACGTCCGTGCTGAACCTGGCCGGTGGGATGCCCGAGCAGCAACTGGCCAGGCTGCGCCCGCTGGTGCGTCGCCTCGTCGACGAACTGGCCAAGGAACTGGCCACCCGCCTGCGCCCAGCGCTGACGGGCCTGGCCACGCCGCGTCCCACGCGCCGTCCGGGAGGCCGGATCGACCTGCCGCGCACCCTGCGGGCGAACCTCGCCCACACCCGCAGGACGGAGGACGGACGCACGCTGATCGTCCCGGAGCGGCCGGTGTTCAGCACCCGTTCCCGCCGGGAGGCGGACTGGCGGCTGATCCTGGTGGTCGACGTGTCCGGATCGATGGAGGCGTCCGTCGTCTGGTCGGCGCTCACCGCGGCCGTCCTCGGCGGAGTGCCCACGCTGAGCACGCACTTCCTCGCCTTCTCCACGGAGGTGATCGACCTGACGGACCGCGTCGACGACCCGCTGTCGCTGTTGCTGGAGGTGCGCGTCGGCGGCGGCACGCACATCGCGGCCGGCCTGGCCCATGCCCGGTCCCTGGTGACCGTCCCCAGCCGGACCCTCGTGGTGGTGGTGAGCGACTTCGAGGAGGGGTATCCGCTCGGCGGACTCCTCGGCGAGGTACGCGCCCTCGCGAACTCCGGGGTGCAGCTGATGGGCTGCGCCGCCCTCGACGACACGGGCACCCCGCGCTACTCGGTTCCGGTGGCCCGGCAGCTCGTCGCGGCCGGGATGCCGGTCGCCGCCCTCAGCCCTCTCGCCCTCGCCCGCTGGGTGGGCGACCGTCTGCGCGGAGAGACCCGATGA
- a CDS encoding nucleotidyltransferase family protein, producing the protein MTQHGDDPSGRRTDVAELHLAPGEPETALRGRAPAHDALANDAGVEELPLDRNQAILRAAKRTGALLKQAGYPFALAGSVAVYAHGGVQNLQHDVDFCIRPEDAEAVAQALRAAGLPVRRPPEDWLLKATCLGQQVDLIFELAHQPVTTELLARAEELPVESVHMPVLAPTDLIRSLMAAFSEHHCDFGAVLPIARTLREKIDWDGVRRTCAGSPMPDTFLYFLERLDVIPPQQREEVPR; encoded by the coding sequence ATGACGCAGCACGGCGACGACCCGTCCGGCCGGCGCACCGACGTGGCCGAACTGCACCTCGCACCGGGGGAACCGGAGACCGCCCTCCGGGGCCGTGCGCCCGCGCACGACGCCCTCGCGAACGACGCGGGCGTCGAGGAGCTTCCGCTCGACCGCAACCAGGCGATCCTGCGGGCCGCGAAACGGACCGGGGCGCTGCTCAAACAGGCGGGATATCCGTTCGCCCTGGCCGGCAGCGTCGCCGTGTACGCGCACGGCGGCGTGCAGAACCTCCAGCACGACGTCGACTTCTGCATCCGGCCCGAGGACGCCGAGGCGGTGGCGCAGGCCCTGCGCGCGGCGGGACTGCCGGTGCGCAGGCCGCCCGAGGACTGGCTGCTCAAGGCCACCTGCCTCGGACAGCAGGTCGACCTCATCTTCGAACTGGCCCACCAGCCGGTCACGACAGAGCTGCTCGCCCGGGCCGAGGAACTGCCCGTGGAGTCGGTGCACATGCCGGTCCTGGCTCCGACCGACCTCATCCGCAGCCTGATGGCGGCCTTCTCCGAGCACCACTGCGACTTCGGCGCTGTGCTGCCGATCGCCCGGACCCTGCGCGAGAAGATCGACTGGGACGGCGTACGCCGCACCTGCGCGGGCTCCCCGATGCCCGACACCTTCCTCTACTTCCTGGAGCGGCTGGACGTCATCCCACCCCAGCAGCGCGAAGAGGTGCCCCGATGA